A stretch of DNA from Halioglobus japonicus:
GGGAGGTAATCGCATTCATGCTCGGGTCCTTAGTTTGTTTGTTTGAAGATACGCACTTCCACTGTAATCAGATTGCTGGATAACTGGGAAGAGCCCGGATTCTGCCTGTGGTTGCGTTGCTTGGCCACTATTTTATTGGCCAAAAAAAAAGCTCCCGGGGGAGTGACCACCCGGAAGCCTCGTGTGAAATCTGTAGCCGTTATTCAGCGCGTAGCTTGAGGAACGGATTAACGGCGCGGTATTTCCAATCGGTAAATTTGATCGGCGCATCCAGTACGCCGATACAGATGCAGTCGCCGTCCTGGTCAGCGGTCGGGTTGTGCTGATGCGACGCGTCGCGGAACAGGAAATCGCCCTGGGTATAGTGGCCCTCGTCGTCAGAGAAACCGCCCTCCAGTACCAGTGTCAGTTCATTACCCTTGTGCGTGTGGGTAGGAATCGTGCCGCCGGCCTTAATGTGATACAGCGCAAACTCATTGTCCTGATCGCCCGTACGCAGGCGGCTGATGCGCAGATTAGAGCTAATGCGCTGCCATTCCAAATCGTGGTAGTCACGGTGCATGAGACGCTGCACCAGCGAAGGATAGCCGTCCTCAGTTTGCGCCGGTGGTGCGTAACGCAGTGGTTCCGGCTCTTCGTCAATTCGGGCAAACACGGTGCTGAGCAACGAGTCGTCTACCTGCTTTGGCGAAAGATCCTCAAACATGGCGGCGGCCATTTTTTGAAGCTTGTGCACGGTGCGTTTGCACTGGTCGCAATAATTCAGGTGAAGTGAGATACATACGGACTGCGCCAGCGGCAGCGTGCCTGCGGCGTATTCGTTCAACAGTCGTGTGTCTGGGTGATGCATAGCCATGGTCAATGTCTTTCAGCTGTCAGTTGTAGTTTTTTCATTGCAAGCCGCACGCGCGATTTAACCGTACCGAGGGGGAGGTCAAGTTCCTCGGATACTTCGCTGTGCGATTTGCCCTCCATGTATACCTTGGTGAGAATCAGCGACTGTTCATGAGGCAGTTGCTGCAACATATCTCTCACTTTGGCTTCGTCGCGCTTTTGTTGCACGGCGGTAAAGAGCTCTTCAGTGTCGGTCTCGCTGTCCGGCCAGATGTCGTCGGCACTGAGCGGCGTGTCAAACTTCTGCAGGCGCCGGTACATGTCGGTGCGGCAGTTACGTGCAATGGTGTAAATCCAGGTGCTGGCTGCGGCCTTGTGCGGGTTGAATGCACTCGCCTTCTGCCAAACCTTGATCATCACTTCCTGGACCAGTTCTTCCGCGTGGGCCGCCGCGAGGGCAGAGCCATTAATTGCGAATGCCTTGATCAGCGGGGCGAAATGACCAAACAACCGAGAAAACGCTTCTCGATCCTGATTGTCTGCAACAAGTTGCAGGCACTGGCTCCACTCATCATCTCTGCGACCGGTTGAATCTATCCCGATGCTGCTGGCCATAGGTGCCTTAGCTCCCGTGTAAGTCACTGATTTTTATCCAAGTCTAGCACGTATGTCTCAAAGTACGCGCGATCTTTTATTCTGGATCACCCCTTGTCCAATTTTCTTCCAGTATTGATCCGCAAGCCGTTGATTCGCGTAAACATCCTTGAATTTCACAGGGTTAATGCAGGGAGCCTATGAAAGTAGCGGTGATTGGTTCTGGTATATCGGGTCTGGCATGCGCCCATTACCTCAATAGAAACCACCAAGTTCATGTGCTGGAGCGCGAGCAGCGCATCGGTGGCCACACCGCGACGGTGGACGTTGCCCTCGGAGGACGCCGCTATGCGGTAGATACCGGCTTCATCGTTTACAACGATTGGACCTACCCAAACTTTATTGCCCTGTTGGACGAACTGGGCGTCAGTAATAAGGCAACGCGCATGAGTTTCAGTCTCAGTGATCGAGACAGCGGGCTCGAGTACGCCGGTTCCAGTCTCAATACCCTGTTCGCCCAGCGGAGCAATCTGGTGTCGCCCAGGTTTCTGCGCATGGTCCGCGATA
This window harbors:
- a CDS encoding ChrR family anti-sigma-E factor produces the protein MAMHHPDTRLLNEYAAGTLPLAQSVCISLHLNYCDQCKRTVHKLQKMAAAMFEDLSPKQVDDSLLSTVFARIDEEPEPLRYAPPAQTEDGYPSLVQRLMHRDYHDLEWQRISSNLRISRLRTGDQDNEFALYHIKAGGTIPTHTHKGNELTLVLEGGFSDDEGHYTQGDFLFRDASHQHNPTADQDGDCICIGVLDAPIKFTDWKYRAVNPFLKLRAE
- a CDS encoding sigma-70 family RNA polymerase sigma factor, with amino-acid sequence MASSIGIDSTGRRDDEWSQCLQLVADNQDREAFSRLFGHFAPLIKAFAINGSALAAAHAEELVQEVMIKVWQKASAFNPHKAAASTWIYTIARNCRTDMYRRLQKFDTPLSADDIWPDSETDTEELFTAVQQKRDEAKVRDMLQQLPHEQSLILTKVYMEGKSHSEVSEELDLPLGTVKSRVRLAMKKLQLTAERH